From the Nostoc sp. PCC 7107 genome, the window AAGGTACAATTAGATGAGGGCATGGGGCGTTCTGCCTATATTTGTCCGCAAGTAACTTGCTTGCAAGCGGCAAACAAAAAGAATAGATTAGGGCGATCGCTACAAGCATCAGTGCCAGAAGCACTGTATCAAACATTGTGGCAACGTCTAGCTCCAAGTCATCACCAAAATCAAATACCAGGTTGAAAAACTTGGTGGTAGTAATCCCCAGAGGATTGTAACGAAAGCCGAACTACTCGTGCCGAAGATATACCCTCTGCAATTGTCGGGGTTAGTGCCAAAATAGTAAATGGGTGTAGTCAGCAAGCGGCTCTTTAATTTAAAAAGGAACGAAGCAATACTCCCAAAAAGTTTTACTCGATTGTGTTGTGGAAGACTCAGAATCAGCAAAACAAAAAACTACAGAATGGCAACCTGGTAGCGCTCAGGCGCAGTTCGGCATCAAAAGTTCTCGTAAAAACTTTTTATGGGAGCCAATCAACC encodes:
- a CDS encoding YlxR family protein, whose product is MKPNYRRCISCRKVGLKQDFWRIVRVFPSGKVQLDEGMGRSAYICPQVTCLQAANKKNRLGRSLQASVPEALYQTLWQRLAPSHHQNQIPG